The following coding sequences are from one Diospyros lotus cultivar Yz01 chromosome 7, ASM1463336v1, whole genome shotgun sequence window:
- the LOC127806876 gene encoding patatin-like protein 7, which yields MACNQLETQQPSIDTDKLSYEIFSILESKFLFGYDDQKVWIPKQITPAVEQAATDNGVQAVKNQRGKICVLSIDGGGMRSILSGKALAYLENALKTKSGNPDARIADYFDVAAGAGTGGMFAAMLFGTKDHRRPIFQADDTWKLLSTQGKDFYCGGGRIFRRIFRRSEAAGLEKAVKEMFIDNGRSLTLKDTLKPVLIPCYDLSNSASFVFSRADALETDGFDFRLWEVCGATMAEPPRLGPVVVRSVDGRTRCVAVDGGLAVNNPTAAAITHVLHNKQEFPFVRGVEDILVLSLGTVQILEGSYGYEQVKRWKTKDWARPMARISGDGSADLVDHAVAMSFGESRSSNYVRIQANGSGLARFGPNVATDPSPGNVKMLLGVADEMLKQKNVESVLFGGKRIAEQSNLEKLDWFAGELVLEHQRRGCRIAPTVAFKQAMPRSN from the exons ATGGCTTGTAATCAATTGGAAACGCAACAGCCGAGTATCGACACCGACAAGCTGAGCTATGAGATATTCTCAATCCTCGAATCCAAGTTCTTGTTTGGCTACGACGATCAGAAGGTGTGGATACCCAAGCAAATCACGCCGGCGGTGGAACAAGCGGCCACTGATAACGGCGTCCAGGCAGTGAAGAACCAGAGGGGCAAAATCTGCGTACTCAGCATCGACGGTGGAGGAATGCGGAGCATTCTATCGGGAAAAGCCCTAGCGTACCTCGAAAATGCTTTGAAGACCAAATCGGGAAATCCAGACGCCAGAATCGCGGATTACTTTGACGTCGCCGCCGGCGCCGGAACCGGAGGGATGTTCGCGGCGATGCTCTTCGGTACGAAAGATCACCGCCGTCCGATTTTCCAAGCTGATGACACGTGGAAGCTCTTGTCGACACAAGGAAAGGACTTCTACTGCGGCGGTGGGCGAATTTTCCGGCGGATATTCCGTCGCAGCGAGGCCGCGGGTTTGGAGAAGGCGGTCAAGGAGATGTTCATAGATAACGGAAGGAGCTTGACGTTGAAAGACACGTTGAAGCCGGTTCTGATACCGTGCTACGATCTCTCCAATTCCGCGTCGTTCGTCTTCTCGAGAGCCGACGCGCTCGAAACGGACGGCTTCGATTTCCGGCTCTGGGAGGTGTGCGGAGCCACGATGGCGGAGCCGCCGAGGTTAGGGCCGGTCGTGGTTCGATCGGTGGACGGCCGGACCCGGTGCGTGGCGGTGGACGGCGGGCTGGCCGTGAACAACCCGACGGCGGCGGCCATCACGCACGTGCTGCACAACAAGCAGGAGTTTCCGTTCGTGCGGGGGGTTGAGGACATTTTGGTACTTTCACTGGGGACCGTTCAAATCTTGGAAGGAAGTTATGGCTACGAGCAAGTCAAGCGGTGGAAGACGAAGGACTGGGCTCGGCCCATGGCTCGCATTTCCGGCGACGGCTCCGCCGACTTGGTGGACCACGCCGTCGCTATGTCCTTCGGCGAAAGCCGTAGCAGTAACTATGTCCGTATCCAG GCTAACGGGTCAGGTTTGGCGCGTTTCGGGCCCAACGTGGCCACCGACCCCAGTCCTGGAAACGTTAAGATGCTACTGGGAGTAGCAGATGAGATGCTGAAACAGAAGAATGTTGAATCTGTGCTGTTTGGAGGGAAGAGGATTGCAGAGCAAAGCAATTTGGAGAAACTTGACTGGTTTGCTGGAGAGCTTGTGCTGGAACACCAGAGGAGGGGCTGCAGAATAGCTCCCACTGTTGCGTTTAAGCAAGCCATGCCCAGGTCCAACTAG